The window ACTGAAATGCCCGAGAAAATTAGGTACTTGGCTAATGTCAGCCTAACAAGATGCACGAAAGCAGAAGTGACAGTAAAGGAAATGCTGGAGACCTGCATAAGTCTTCGTGACACCAGCCAGATAGCACTAAAGACATGCCAGTCTCTTCCTGTGGCCTGCCATCCTGTACATGGGGGCTATTGTCAGCCTTACTAGTAACAGCTATTGACAGAGGAGCAGCTTTCAGGAGTTTTGGACTGATATTAACAGTTTTTAGAAGGAACAAGAATGAAAGGATGATTTAAAAGGATAACCAGGTACAATGTTCAAGATAAAGAATTAACAAGCCAAAGCACTTCAGAATTCAAATCTCACTCAAGTCAAGAGACTTCTCAATGTCTGATACTTTACAGAACAGGATTTTGGTTGCCAAAGGATTTTCCTTACCTAATAATTCATCTCCTTGCTACAGACTTCTTGTACCTGGGAAGTACATTCCAGCTAACCTGAGGAAGATCACTTCATTAGAAAACAGGTAATTTATCTCTGAATTAGGACAGAAAAACAGTCACTTTCCACCACCCATTCTGGACAGCATGCAATCACATCTCTTGTACCTTTATCACCCACACGTCAGTTAACAGCTTTTTCCTCTACAAGGAAGCCCTCAATAGTTTGCCAGTGGCTAATTTGGCTCCATTCTCACATATATTAATTAAACCCTCACTCAGATAAGGCCTGGAAGATGAACCCTGTTCCCTTGTAatgctttaaaatgcaattaacaGTAAATGGTACATCTAAAATATGCTCAGACAAGACACAGACAGGTTCCAGAAGCAGAGATATTTGCTGCAAGCAATGTTCATTCTGGACACAAGGTGATACACCAGGACAAGACGGGAAACAACTGGGCTTAATTAACTTACATTTAATGAACATAAAACCTAGACACCACACTCCGTAACAGCTCTGTCTCGAACACTGTCTGATGAAATCCCTTGGACTGTGGTGTAACGGTCCTTCCCCTTCTGTGCCACTTGGACTTCTTCTATTTCAGTGATGCCTCAGGCTGGACAAGATGTTTTCCCAGGCCTGCTGTACCCTGGGAAGGGGCCGGTTCACCCAAGGCTACACCAAGAGTAGCTCTTGTCATAAAAAGGGCTTTATCCAGTCACACCCCTCCTGacgcctgggggtggggggaagttgTTTTCGATAAATTATTTGGGAAAAAGCATATATTATCTCAGCTGCTTCATTTCTGTACTaattggaaaaatatatataggCTGGGGCTGATATAAAGACTTCTTACAACTGCATACAAGACACAAGAACATTATCTGGATAGTACAagactaaaattttaaaagacaagcaTGCACACAAGTTAAAAACATTATTGCAAGTCCCATTCCCCTTTCCCGTTCCCATCCCCTTTTGGTTACTATGTGTAAAACAGCTGATGAAAGCTCAGTTTCTTCAGAGTCAGCGCAGAAGGAATATGGATGCTTTTATATGCATTTGGAGACATTCTTGGAAGAAACTGAGGTGTTGACAGAAGTTAAGGGAAGTCAGCAGTCTACCTGCCTGTATAAGCTTGAAACAACCCTAAGCCACATGCTGCTTGACCCATCTATTCTCAAAATCCTGGTGTCAATCTACCAACAGTTTCTTTACACTATGTGTTTGCAACACCCTCTTCGGCAACTGCAAATCCCAGTTTGGTTACCATCATCTAAAACAGATAAgcgccataaaaaaaaaaaaacatgactACCCAAcataagcatatttttaaaactccTCTCTCTAATTTCTTCCCCTCTGGCGTTAAGcagacacacagtaaaacaaacaaaatatccaACTGAAAATAGATTTTCTGTCTAGGTAGCTATTAAGAAGACTGAATGATGAAAAAGCCCAAACCTCTGTCACAAAGAGAAGCTGTTCTAAGTGAACAGTCCTCAAAAAGGCAGTGCTACAGAGTGAAAGGGGGGAAAGTAAAAACGGGATGAATCTGGGGAGAGGCCACAAAATAAACTTCCAAAACCTAGAGTAAAGCCCAGGATGAAAAGCATCACTGTCAAAGCCAGGTTGTTCTTGAATTTGCATGTACCCTATAAAAGGCCCAATCAACATACTTTGCTACTTTTAGAAAACCTATACTGGTTAACTCACTGTGCATCCTGAGCAACACAGATACATTCAAATGTCTGTTGGATCTGGCAGAACTAATGCCCTCCTgacctgcagaaaaaaaagaacgAACAGTTTGAAGTGGATTTGTTTTGAACCATATGTTGTTCTGtgcgtatttaaaaaaaaaccaaccaaacaaacaaatgaaaactccCAAACCTTTCTGTGGCACAGCAATTGCCACTTTAAAGGACTTTTCACATCCCTGACAACATCTGGTTTCTTCAGAGGCTGCTCCGGATGCAAAATAGATATGCTGTGAAATAAAAGTTACTTTGCACCATAAAGTTGCCATTATTTGTTAACATCTAGCTctactacttttttttatttatttagcataACTTGCTGCACACTCAACCACAGATACCTGATGCGGTTTATTCAGCTCTTGTATTGCAATTATTCCTCAACTAGCTGCAAGTTGCAGTGGATATCTGAATGCTGCCCCAATTCTGAAAGGAGTCAAGTAACCTCGAACAACACACCACAAAGAATTCACAGTTCTCATTGATATCAGTAATTTTTATTAGAAAGAATAACAAAGTGCTTTCCATAGAATTcatttaatacagattttttaagaaatacgatttttcctttttatatggACAATTTCGATGTGATGATTTTTTCAGTGCAATCAGGGTTCTCCAAGATTCTCCTACATGTAGAGTTTCTTCTCTGTACACAGTAGTTCAAACATTTATGCATTTGGTGGGTGTGAAACAGTCAGTACTGATGAGTCCATCCTTTAAATAACAGAGGTTATGTAAAAAGATTTCAATATATTACACTGACCAACAGGAATTACATCATTTGTTGTGTAACACAGATTTAAGGGACATAATTCCTTCATACAGTCTTACACACAGATGAATAAAGGTGCTTTCAGTTCTATCAAGAATAATAATCATACATACCAATATGAATAACAGTTTTTACCATATAGACAACagtgtccttttttaaaaaaaattaaccttcTGCTTTTTAGCTAGGGACATCCTTTGAATGCTTGGTACTTCCTCTGTCTTGAAACTACATCTGGATGGAAGAAAGAACACAATGCTAGGACTGTTTACCCATTCCCTCCTCACTTTTGGCACAGGTTTCTGATCAGATTTCTTTTGACACATATATGCATCATTTCACTGCACTCCATTTTCCACTCTATGTCTGATTCTATCCCTgtcccctttttttccttaactcctctttcctttcctgcaaATAACAGGGAGATAGTACAGCAATAGCACAAAATTAGGGCAGATCATTCAGTGCAAATTCTTATACACAATGGAATGTATGAAACCCAACAGGCAAGGGGTATCTTCCATGCAATAGctgcttattatttttttcattttcagtcaaCCTAACTCCATTAGGACATCTATTTTTTCAGATCTTTAAAGATTAAAAACTTGTATGAAGGACAAGACATAGTAAGTTACCCTTAAGAGAAATCATATAAAACATTCACAGTACACAATCTTAGTCCAAAAGCTACTTTTCCCTAGAGTACATGTATACAAACATGAACATTGAAAGAACAACGGAAATAACTTTGAGTGAAACAGTCATAGTTATGCACATACTAAAAGGTTACATGCATATAAAGTGTCCTCGCTGAACCTGTCAGTCACACCCATGGTTCATTGTTCCCTGTTCCTTATGTACAGAGCAAAATCACTACTTCAAGGGAATACTAcatgccatcacacagcacaggGTCTTTACACAATAGTACTACTGCAACAAGGATATCAGAGACACTTTTCCTACAGGACAGAAGGAACTGGATGAGATCCTCTGAACAGTAACTTGATGGTGGGAagaatggattttaatttttttataaaataacaaGATGCTTTTGTAGTACAGCCCTTACACAGGAAATGAATACCCATAAACCCACCATTATATCTCTACAAATATGTAAAGGTGTAAACAGATGTTCTGCTTTCTAAGGGACTTGAAACAAACCTAAATTTTCCCCCTAGGCACTTGTGAGTACAGAGCTCCTGCCTCTGAGTTCACCTTGTACTTGCTGTTTGCTTTGGGACTTCCAGGTGTGAATAACCTCTGTATCTAGGAACACCACCTGCTGTCAAACATTTCCTTGCCACCAGCGTAACTATTTAATTAGGAGCCAGCCAACACAGGTTGCCATCTAAACATACAGCCCGGCCTCAGTCTCACCCCTCTGCAGTCCTGATGGTTCAGCAGAGCCTCTTGGATCCAGTCGAGGTCATCTGAAGATCTGGAGAGGAGACCTGGCTCCTCAGAAGGTAACTACGCTTTCAATTATGAAAGCATAGTGACATGTCTGCAGATGTCATTTAGGCACATAAAGACTTTAAGGAGCTAGGCCTTCATGTTCACTGCCctaaataacaaatatttcacTAATTGGAAAGTCTGTAAGGACTGGGTCCAAGGGTCCTGGAAACGGAACCCAGCAACCAACATGATCCACGGAGGCACAAAATCAGCCTTGAGAATCTAGCTGCAGGACTGGGATCATGGACAAGCCCCCCTTAACTTCAGAAGTCTCCGGATAAGACAGCATTTTTAACTAATCTATTGTTGATCTCTACTAGTATaaaaaagtctaggaaaaaaGTCACTGCAGAAGTTTAAGTAGTTGTCTGTAAATTTCAAATTTCTATTACATTTCTTTAAGTAAATGTATAATTCCACTCTACTATGCATGAAGTCAATTTTGCTGTTAAGTTTCTTACTAAAAGTAATGTATAACAAACATTAAATTGGTAGGCTATTTACTAAAGACTCCATCccattttactgtttttctttaaataaggaCATTCATCTTGGAAATATTCAATACACCCCTGGTGTTGCTCCTGGGGAGCCAGAGTGAATTTTGCACCTACTCTTGAATGTATATATCCTATTCTCCAATTTGTGCTGCCCATGATATGCATCTGTAGATATGTATTTTTGTTGCCTAGCATGGAAATGAATCAGTTAAGACTACTAAATAGAATTACCACCTCATTTCAACTATGTTCTTGCCCTGCATGAGGAAACAGGTTTGATTTGCTTATGTATGCAAAGCTTCCAGCTCGTGTTGGGTCCACACTGCAGAAAATTAGGGAAGCGTTGAGATCTGATCTGATATCTATCTGGTTGTTCAGACACTTCACACAAGACCCAGAGGAAGCAGACAATATTCTAGCATTGCCATCTGAAATGGTAACTCTCCAAACTGCAGCTGTAACTACCTATAAAGTCCATGAATTATCCAAACATTTATCTTCAGAATGAGGGCTGGGGGAAAGAGcaagtataaagaaaaaagaaagaataatagcAGCAGGAACCAAGTACATTTCCAAAACTAAGGTAGAGATATATTACACCATTTGGCCATTATAGGACTGTGATTCCTCCTAAACAACAGCTGAAGCCTTGTGTGAAGTCACTAATATTagtataaaagcatttttctggcaCAGCTTGTTTCCTGGGGAAAAGCTTGCTATAAACTATACTAACCAAAGATGCTTTTGCGTCAAGAAGTATTCACCTTATGAATGCTTGTCATTGTAGATTTGTTAGCAAACTTCCCTCATGCAGAATTAGCTTTTCagcaaaaaaaatacagcaaattatGCAGATTCAGGGAACAAACAGCACACaggcccccctcccccccgcaaTGAAACAAAACACTCACATCAAGTGTCCTCttaaaaccagacagaaaattTTCACGATACAAAGCAAGAACATAGGGGGAGAGTGGGGGAACAAAAAGCCAATCCTTGGACTAAGGCCCCAAGAGTGCAGAAAACAGTACATTGGTCACCATTATATTACAAACATGTCCTTTTTTGCCCTTCAAAGATGTAGTAGAGCACTGCTGACTTTGCTTAAAATGTATCATTTTAGTCCCCTCACCCCAAATGTTGGAAGTTCAGCAAATGTAATTTGAAGCATTGCAGCATTTGATATGCCACCCATTTACTTAAACACATAAATCCACTGACACAGTGACAGTGTTGAAACACATGATGTGAACAGCATCTATAAAATTCTACTGTTGTACATAAATAATGACAAGGCACAGAACAGCAACCAGTCCAAGAGCTTGTAGGCCAAGAAACCAGAGCATAACCCAGAAGAATATAATTATTACAGGTTCTACTATCCGCTCTCCAAAGTACATCCTTGTGAAGCCTATTCTGATAAGGCTTTTGTTCAGTTCGCCAAAGAGAGTCCCCATCTTTTTATAGTCATCTACTACAGGTTCTGTGGTGTGGTTTCTTTGTTCTTGCTGGACCTGAGGACAGAACACAAAGGTAGAAAATAAGTTGTATGATCAATTCTTATTACTGTGATTCTGGACAAGACTCAGCTGCTTCTGTTTGAATGTGTAAAAGTAAGATGTACATGCAATAAAGCTACTCCTAAATAGCTTGTGACCAGTACAGTGTTACAGATGACACTCATGTGTCCAAACTTGAGACATCTGAAGTGATACTACAAACATATGATGGTCTGTCTCCCCTCCAGATGCCACTCTAGAGGGGTAAAACTCTCCTGTAGGTCACATATCTTACCTGTCAGTGCAATGTGGATGTCAGGGCAACCAAAACAGAATTAGATGCCTGTAATTTCAAGAAGGGGATTTGACTGAAGTAGATTTGTTATAAATTATTTCCAGAATATCTTCAGAACCACAAGAAGAATACAAAACTATTAAGCATGAACTATAAAGTATTTTGTACCAAAGCCCAGAGAACTGAAGAGCTACTACCACCACTGAAAGAGGCACCCTGGATTTGACCAGGAAGAAGGCAAACATCTATCCCAATGTTGGCATAGAAAGCTGTGAAAGTCAGGCAAAGGAAGACAGGCCCAAGGACTACACAAATGCAAGGTGGTGGTACAAAGGAGCAAAGAGGAGTGGAAACGAGTTCTGTGCTTtcccaaaaaaagacaaatgatgGGGCAAATGCATAGGAAGGCAGAAGCACATCTTTAGATGAAGATGACATGTTTAATCATCACTGCAGAAAACATGCAACTGTTTCAGCATGTGAACTGTAACTGGATGAGATCTTGAAACCCCATCTCTGCTTCCCAGTGCCCAGAGACCCTTTGCACGAAGCCTTATTACCTTGTGTTTGGTTATGACAGGGCAAACACAATTTCAAGATGATGAACATGAGTTTTCTAATCCTTCCATTAGGCAGCAGTGAAAACACATGCAGCAGGTATTCTTCAGATCAATAGGTCCATCAAATTGCCTGCAAATTCTATGTGCAATTAGTCTACACCTGGATTCAAAGCAAACACTATCTTTAGTTCTGCCTTCAAGGATGAAAGCTGTTCTGAGTCCCCAGTTACACACCGTGGTCTCAGTCCAGAAACAGAAATTCCTGCCCACAGCAGTGCCAGGTTCTCCATTAGAGAGCAAATAATAAAGTGAGTTCCCCATTCCTACAGAAAAACATTCAAAGACCAAAggaagatattattttttttctctaggccAGACTTCAGGCCACAATGCAGAACCTTCTGACTGAATGAAGGTTGAGTAAAGCACTACAGCAGCTACCGAACAAAAACTCCAACAAAATTTCTACAGTCCCTCAGCTGTGTGtgcttgtgtatttttttatttgcttattcaTACAGATTTCAGTTTAAGCTTCAGTACTGATTTCCAGAAAGGGAGGGGTGCAGGAAGCCTAAACAGTAATGAATACTGAGTTCAGTTTTTCTGCAGTTCTACAGAAGAGCCTGGACATGGAAAACTGCAGTACTGGAGGTTACATACTGACAGTCACTGCCTTGTCTCTTTCCAGCCCACTTCTCAGGCCCGGGTTGTTTTCTCCCCCTCACTGGATATGGAAACTCCAGTTTTCAGCATTTTGGCTTTAATTGTGCTTTATTTAATTCAAATAAATGTTGACTCTTCGTTAATTCCAGTATTTCAGAACTAGTCTCTTCAAGAAAGGCAGAGCCTCTCTTGAGCCCCTGCGGACTTGGCAGGGCCGGGCCTTGCCACCCCGGGGAAAACAATGTTATTACAGAAACTCTCATCCCACTATTCCCAAAGAGCACAGGGAGACAAGCAAGCTATTAACCTAAGTGGTATTTTGATCACAACAATTAGGGAAAAGAGAAACCATGTGCTGGGAggggaaaatacatttatttgcttCCTGCATGCAGAGACCACAGGGAGCATCTGCCTACGGGATGGTGGTGGAGGTGACAACAGCACAGATCATATCAAGAAGCTCAGAGACCACTTCTGAGAAAAACAGTTAACGTGTGCAGGACAAATCACTACATTTTCCAGCAAAGTACTTAGGCTTTGCGTCAGCGGCCAGTGCAAccaggagggggaaaaacaaattaattacttCTTTGCCTCTGGATTATGAATGGTACTCAGCAACGTCCTGGAATCCTTCACAGAGAGGACCAAGACTATCTTATCTCATCCTCTCCTTCTCAAACAAGGGTAGATGCATGAATCCCTAAAGAGATTACACAAAGCAAGCTTCTAGACACAGAGACTGACAAGCATGTGTTTAACTACAAAACAAGTGTCaagtatttttccaaatattttcaagaGCTTACAAAACCTTTCAGAACCATCATGGAAATTCTCAAGATTTCAAAGTCTGCTTCAGTTAATTCAGGCTGAGTATGTCTTGCCTCAGGCAACTCAGCAAAAAACAAGTCAAGCTGAAAACAGACGATCATCTGTAAAACTCAGATGGCATATTTTTCTTTACTACTACGAAGTATTTCACATGCTGGACAAATACGTTTCTTCAGAGGTGTAGCTGAAATAGAGCCATTAGGGCAAACACCAGTGATGTTATCATACTCCAGATtgctaaaaaaatattaaataagctTTAACGTTGCAACCAGAAATTCTCTCACTAATTCAGGGCAATAGTATAACAGCGAACAGTCACACACATGTGCCAGTAGCTCTCACACCACATCCTTAGAACCAAATAccctttttccccctaaaaacacTTTCTAAACTTTTTCATAAATGATCTGTCTTCAGCAAGCAGGCAGTTCCAGCTGATTCTTAACTTCCACAGGACTATTCTCATATTAAACCTCACTGAATGAGCCTGAAGCTAGACAGACACTAGCATAACGCGTCAAGAGAGATGTACCTATTCTGAGCAGCTCCCCTCCTCACCAAACCAGAGCTTCCTCATTTAAAAGTGAAAGAAGTTCATTCCAAAGTTGATAGTTTTAAAAATCAACCCAGCTTTGGCTTTAtaacttttaagaattttttgTGTATCAAGAGGAGTGTAGGGAGTTTCTTTACTAGCACTAGCCCCAGAGAAAGCATGCTTTCAAGGCCTTCacagcagctcttctcctcaTAGATAACACATGCTATGCAGGGGGCACACCCCGACTTCatttcatcacagaatcatagaatggtttgggattggaaggggccttaaagaccatctagtcccaacccccctgccatgggcagggacaccttccactagaccaggctgctcaaagccccgtccaacctgtccctgaacactgccagggagggggggCAGCTACAGCTGCTGTTTCTTCAGAGGAGATGAGCTCCATTGCGCTGATAgtttttgtgaccctcctctggacctgctgcAACAGGTCCACACCTTTCCGCTGCTGAGCGCTCTAGACCTGGACACAGTAGTCCATGTTTAGTTTCTATTTTtgactttaaattatttaaaattagagTTATATGAACAGAAGGAAGTGTCTGATGCATCCTGTTGCTTAGCACATGTGCACAATGTTCTTCATGAGCCTACTGCAGTACCTGAAGGTTCCCATCAAGCACACAGTTTTCCCTTGTCTCTTTAGATGTATGGCATTATAAAATTTCTCTTCCCGTTCAAAATGGCATATTTTCATCAGCTGTTGTCTGCTGCATCACACTGTTTACTGTCAGAAGTCAGAACATGAAGATTCAAACTCTGAAACAGTTTGCTATGGAAACCATGTAACCAAATTTACCCAGCTGTTACAGACAAACGGCTTAGGGGCTTGGATGCTTTAGGACTAATGATGTGCGCTCTCAGGTGCAAGATTCCATAGAAGTACCTTTTTTCAGAATGAAAGTCCCCAAGGAGGTTGCAAAGGAGACACTAAACGCAAGTTCCGCCCACTTCCAGCACAGCTGGTGCTCTATATCCCTGAAGTGCTTCTAAAAAATCTCCCACGTAATTGAATGTTTTCCTGGGCTAGCTTTAAAACAACAGAGAAGGTAAAGTCAACTCAGCCTACTGAACCCAACGAACATCCGGCTGTGGCTTCATCGGTTATGTTCATCATCAACATAACACACAAAATTACGTGTGTTCTGACCACTAAATCCCCTTGCTTATGGCAAACTTCCACCACATTCACTCAAACTCTGCTGCCTAAATCCAGGAAAGCACATGGTAAGTCACGAGCAGAGGCCACTCCATACCAGTCTGACAGCAGGAACTTTTTCTTGCTTACCCTCTTCCCATCAAGGGTGTTTTGACCATGCAGAGAAACACGAGAACCCATCTGAACataccccccccccgcccacaGAAACCATCTTTGCAATGCTTCATATGCTACTCACTGAAAAGGGTAACGTTAGCACTGAACTTTTCACAATCATTTAAGACTCATCCCTGCCTGTAACCTCCTAAGTCTAAAGTAGCCAGTTCAAGGTCTTTTCCCTTCAGATTGCTGGGAACGCGCAGTTCCTGCCCCTGACCATTTGCAGATAATACCGAATAACTTTGCCAAGCCCTGGGAGGATGCAGATCAGAAACAGGTCCAAATGGGACACAAACCTACCCAACATGCTTTGGAAGTTATTTTCCTGTGGCTAATCAAAGACAGCATGGAAGCACAGATTTAGCAttcattttttctgctgtcaGCAATGCTAGGTCACTGAAGGACAGTATCAGTTATGTCCTTGCACAAAGACTAGATGTCCTTACAAGGTGTTGCCAACAAGCTCTGCCTGGAAACCCCTACAGCTTCTTTTAGGGCCATGGCCACTGATGCAGCACTCTCCTCTGCAAGGGGCAGAGCCCTGTGCCCACACTCAGGGCACCCCACACTTGGTGGATGTGGCAGATTTGCTGGCCATGCACAGATCACACATGACAAACTACTGCAACATCTGTGGGCAGGTGAATCCCTGTGTGCTCAGGGTTGCCACCCCTGCCAGAACAACTTGGGCCTTCCAGGGCTCATCTCCGGAAAGAAGAAAGCGGTCTTAAAGAAGTGACTAAAGCTGCTCCTGCAGCTACAGCCCGTGCCTCCTGGAAGACAGACAGCCTGGCTTCATCCCACATGACTCTGCCACAAGGCTAGCATGATGGGTGAAGTGCTACACGGTCACCAGGAAAGGCAGCAGTGGGCTGGGCGAAATGTCTGGGAGAACCACAAACTGAACGACTCTAAAGTAACTGCAATGATTCTCAGTCCTGTAACTTCACCACTGCACTAGCCATGAGGAGAACATCTAGTTACGGTCTTGCCCTTCTAGGCATTTAATCTGCTGAAGCAGCAGCTTGGTCCAGAGTTTTCCACACTTAGCCTAAGAATCCAGAgatggtttgtttggtttgggactTTTTTTGcgtgtatgaaaaaaaaaaaatcttaagtaacTCACTTGAGTGAAATAATTTGATGAAGTTCAACAGCCTTTGTTCTGTGGGAGGAGGGAGTGGATGAACGTAAGGAATCTGCTCCACCTAAAGATTcaggcagttaaaaaaaaaatccattcaactACTCTGAATATAGAAGATCcttcaaaacaaaccaaataacATCCCTCTTTCTATCTTTCATAACTAACGAATTGAAGAAACCTAACGAATTGAAGAAACCCCAACAGTCTTCGTTGCTCAGGCAACTTGAAAAATTCTCACCCCACAATCAGCTTGACAACAACACCAGGCCAAGTACAAGTCTATTAGCTTCTCTTTTCTTGCATCGACTACCCAAAAGAGCATTACACAAATGTGAACTCCAGCAATGGAGGAGAAGAGTCCAGTGGATTGAGAAAATTACTGCTCTCCATGTAAAAGTCTGTGATTTCACAGTTGAAAAATGCTGCTGGGCAAAGGCAGCAAAGGGAGTGAAGTAGGAAAAAGGTATCCACAAAGTTCATCTccaacacagaaaagcagcattgtCTCCAAATTGTTTGTGACATGCCTCAGATCACAACCAGTCACATTTACAgttataaaaggaagaaaaagagatgaCAAATAAGAGAATTATTTACACATTAGAGAAGACATCCCTTTTGAGTTTAACAGCAAATATGTGTTTAATAACATCTAAATGAGATGTTAAAAAACGGATAAGAAAACACACGGATATCATTTACATACTActcacatgttttcttttttttccaagtaaaaagTTTCCTCTGCAGTATTTAATTGCTCACTATCTATTTTACTGCAGTCATGGTTATTTTTACTCCAGGGAACAGGTGGTACGTCTAACAGCTGAAGCACATAGACACCTAAATGTCAAAAAAGCCACTGAAATGTGACTTTAAGAACATGCTTACTTACTGAAAAACACTCCTGTATTTTTGAAAGATGGAACATTAATGTCCAGAAGAGACAGCCTCAAAGTTATCTCTTTTTAGAGGATGCAAACTAAAACTGAAAATACTTCAAGCTCAAtgttacagaaaaacatgaaaagaaaatgagcagATGACAGAGACCAGGATGAAAGAAACCACAAGTTCCCTCCCCTCCAAAATAAGAGAACAACTTCTGCTGGGTGCAGACAGGGACACGGACCAGCCAGCACACAGCTCCCGATATCTGATAGTTAGGTAGCCAGCAGTGTAAGTCCTGGAGGAACGAATTACCTATCTTGCTGGTACTTGCCATCTGACCGCCCAGTGTATTGACATGGACAGGCTTTAGAGATTTGCACTGAACAGCAGATTCCCAAGTCATGGCCTCCTCTTTCTC of the Athene noctua chromosome 4, bAthNoc1.hap1.1, whole genome shotgun sequence genome contains:
- the FAM241A gene encoding uncharacterized protein FAM241A encodes the protein MGSAAELPPPPSPAPPLGERQREAGPAPARHRRRPEEQVQQEQRNHTTEPVVDDYKKMGTLFGELNKSLIRIGFTRMYFGERIVEPVIIIFFWVMLWFLGLQALGLVAVLCLVIIYVQQ